The Desulforegula conservatrix Mb1Pa genome segment ATATTCCCTGTATGAAAGATCAAAGGATACAAACAGATGGGGCGGAGTTTTTCTGGCATCCACAAACTGCCTCACTCCTTTGAGGTTGCCGTATCCTTCCTCGCAAACTGAAAACAGAAGGAGCAAAGGACGTTTGAATTTTGTGCTTTCATATGCGAGTTTTTCAGCAAGAAGGCAAAGCAGGGTCGCTGAAGTAAGATTGTCGCCTGTTCCGAGTCCGTATATTTTCCCATCATCTTTTATGACTGGCTCAGAAAATCCTTTTCCAACTACATCTATATGAGCGTCAAATACAACGGCATCTTCCCAGTCGCCTTGCCCAAAGTTGACAATAAGGTTTCCAGCCTCGTCTGTATGATGAATTATTCTTTTTTCGTCTGGCAGGGAATCAGAAACAGAATCAAGAAAAGAAATGATTGTATTTTTTCTTTCTTTTTCATGGAATGTTTTGCCTTGAGTTCTGCATAATCTGGAAAGAAGTTCTACGAATTTTGATTGGCTGTAAGTATTGTAGTGAGCTTGCATATTGTTCAAATGAAAGATTTTACAATAAGATTCAAAAAAAGATGAACCCGCAAAAAGCCTGATTCCTGTCATTCCGGCGCAGGCTGGAATTCGGAAGTATCTGAAATAACTGGATGCCGGATCAAGCACGGCATGACGCCGCCGTTATTTTTGACTTTTTGCGAAGCCATCAAAAAAAATTGCACCGAACTTTTAAAAAGTCCGGTGCAATATGATTTTATTCAGTATTTCTTAGGTACTACCAGCGACCGCCGCCGCCACCGTCACGACCGCCTCTGCCGCCGTCACGACCGCCTCTGCCGCCGTCACCACGACCGCCGCCGCCACCGCCGCCAGGTCTGCGATCTCTTCCACCACCGCCGCCACCATCACGACCGCCGCCGCCACCACCAGGGCCACCGAATCTGCGACCGCCGCCACCGCCGCCGCCAGGTCTTCCGCCGCCGCCTTCTGTGCGAGGACGAGCTTCATTAACTGTAAGTGTACGACCCTTGAAATCTTTTCCGTTCATCTCTTCAATAGCGTTCAGCCCATCAGTGGAAGAAGGCATCTCCACAAAAGCAAAGCCCCTTGAC includes the following:
- a CDS encoding RNA recognition motif domain-containing protein produces the protein MNIYVGNIPHSTSDDELRAAFEAFGEVTSASVIRDKFTGQSRGFAFVEMPSSTDGLNAIEEMNGKDFKGRTLTVNEARPRTEGGGGRPGGGGGGGRRFGGPGGGGGGRDGGGGGGRDRRPGGGGGGGRGDGGRGGRDGGRGGRDGGGGGRW
- a CDS encoding M20 family metallopeptidase, translating into MLDPASSYFRYFRIPACAGMTGIRLFAGSSFFESYCKIFHLNNMQAHYNTYSQSKFVELLSRLCRTQGKTFHEKERKNTIISFLDSVSDSLPDEKRIIHHTDEAGNLIVNFGQGDWEDAVVFDAHIDVVGKGFSEPVIKDDGKIYGLGTGDNLTSATLLCLLAEKLAYESTKFKRPLLLLFSVCEEGYGNLKGVRQFVDARKTPPHLFVSFDLSYREYSTSGLGSRRYKVTAKGPGGHSWDNRETPSAIEKMMEFLTLLKFRQIGLDEKHSAPFSFNIGIIEGGEGVNIIAGNAGVHFEFRSTAEPLLNEAAAIVKEEIERANNSGDNVFFDFSIEGERPAAKPVRPESGEELIRRIWKNNSIAARRTIRSTNINYPLFMGWPSICTGLCECAGYHTEDEYIILNSVEKGWKLLGEITKELVFTEDTSGE